The genomic segment CGGCGCCTTCGAATGCGAGGCTCGTCTGCCCTTCCGTTTCTTGATCGGGGGGGAGGGGAGCACCGCAGCCCACCAGCGCCAGCGTCAACGCGCTGCTGAGTTGCGCGACCACGAGAGCGCGTTGGATGCTCGAAGGTTTGGGCGGGCTCATTGCTCCGTGTGCTTTTACCGTAAGAGAATTCTGGCACTTGGAGGCAAGTGCTCGTCGCTGCGCTTTCGGACGCCCGCGCCGACGTCCAAGAAGAGGAAGACTTTTCGGATACCGACCGTACTTTGCCCATGTTGCGACGGGGCCGTCACATTTTGTGATTGGCAGCCCGCGCTCATAAGGTATTGAAAATGCGAAAGTTCTTTGAATACTTCGTCGCGGGCGGAGCAATCTACGTCGTGATGGCCGCCTGCTCATCAGCAGGTTCTTCTGGATCACCGCACCACGGTCCTGGCGGGGGTGGAAGTGGCGGTAGCTTGACCGACCCCGTGCCAAACGCGACCGCGAATGAGAGTGGCTCCAGGCTGAGGGCGAACTACTACGCGGGTCAGGACGGTTCGCGCCAGTTTGTGGGTTGGCACGACACGCAGCGCAACGAAGATTGCACGATGCGGAACACGAAGGAGGGCCCGAGATGCCTCCCCGTGTTGGCCGCGGCTGACATCGTGGACTGGGACTCCAACGAGTACAGCGACCCAGAATGCACTGTCGTTGCCTACAACGCCCGAAGCTACCGTTGCGAGGGAACGGTCTACCTGGTTGAGGGTTCGACCGACGAATGCAGGGCGAACGACGCGTTGCCAAGTGACACCGACTTCAGGGTTTGGCAGATGGATCAACTCCAACAGCCGACGATCTACCAAATCTCGTATGACACGGACCGCTGCCAACCGAAGGCGTTGGAGCAGGGCAGGGACTACTTCGTCAAAGGCCCCGAAGTACCACTTACCGACTTTGCTGGGGCAACGGTGCTGAGGGAGTAAGCAGAATGGGCCACGCGGTTGCTCCGCGTGGCCTCGTTGCCGGCTGCTCAGGGACTTGTGCTACCGTGAGGAAACCGAGCCGCGGCGCACGCCCCTTTGACGTCGAATTAGCAGGCCAGCTGCGAACGCCAAGATAGCAAGAGAACCGCCCCGAGACCCGTGATTGCCGACCACCGACGCCTCGCAGGCGCCAGACGCGCTGGTGTCCGGTGGGCTCGAGTCGCTGCCGCCGCTCGCGTTCGCGGTTCCGCCCTGCCCCGAACCGGAGCCGCCTGCAGCGGGGCTGCCGCTGCAATCGCATGGTCCAAGTCCGATGCCACTCGGGCTGCAGATCTGCACGCCGGTTAGGCCACCGCTGCACGCGCACGCCAGCTGCTGTCCCGGAATGCAGGCGGTGTTGCCACTCCCGCCGGAGCTCGAACTACCACCGCTTGAAGACGAGCCGCCGCTCGAGGACGAGCCGCCGCTGGACGAAGAGCCGCCGCTGCCGCCACTGGAGGACGAGCCGCCGCTCGACGAAGATCCACCGTTGCCGCCGTTCCCCGAGGAAGCAGTGATGCCCCAAAACTCCGCCATGCGGCGCGCCGCACAGATCCCTTCGTCCAGCATGTAAGTGCTGGTGGAGCCGCAGTTGCTGCCGGGGTCCACGAAGGTGCCGTGACCCGCTCCGGGGATTTCGTAGAGCTCGATCTGTGCGTTGCCGTTGCCGTCCTTGAAGACCTTGTGATTGGCGCCGTCCACCACGTCTTCGCCGTCGGCGGTGGTGTCGATGCCCATCACGTTGCTCCACTGTTCGAGCAGCTCCGTGGCATTCATCGGCTTGACCAGCGTGTCGCCGGTGCCTTGCCAAATGCTCAGGCGCGGGTAGGCGCCGCCGTAGCCGGGGAATGCCTGACGCACGAGATCGCCATGGGTCATCGGCGTCTTGTCGATACCGGGGGAGAGGCAGGTTGAGACTTGGAATGTGCTGGTGGTGCAGTGGTATGGGATGCCCGCGATGATGCCCGCACCGGCGAACACATCAGGCCAGGTTGCCATCATCACCGACGTCTGAGCGCCGCCGCCGGAGTGACCCATCACGAAGACGCGACTCGAGTCGATGTCGAAGTCTGCCTCCATCTTGAGCACCATCTCGACGATCGACTCGTTCTCACCCTTGCCACGCTGCAGGTTGTCGGTGACGCCGTATTCGCCAGCCCAGTTGAAGCAGCGCAGCGCATTGTTCGCGGTCTGCTGTTCCGGGTAGAGCACGTAGAAGCCGTTCTCATCCGCGACTTCTTCGAAGCCCGCGGTGCGGTAGGTCGCAGCGTCTTGCGAGCAGGCGTGCATCGCAACCACTAGCGGTGCGCCCGGCGCCGGTGCCGGGTTCGGCACGTAGCGGTACATCTTCAAGCCACCTGGGTTCGAACCGAAGCCCGTGACCTCTTGGTAGCTGCCAGCACCGAGGGCCTCGCTGGTTTCGGCGAGCGGCTCAGCTTCGCCTTCGCTCCAACGTTCGTCCGCAGCACCACAGGCGCTCAACGCGAGTAGCGCCAAACCCGCGCTCAACGGGCGCAACAAACGGCGCACGCGCGCGCCAGGAATCAATCCCCGATGCATGTCGATCCTCCCCAGTGCCCGCAAAAAATGGCGCCGAGTTCGACGTCGGCTATTGCGGTGCAATGTTCAGCTGAAAGCGCCCAACCTCGCTGAATACGTGGGCACCCTACATCCATTGGGCGCCGAAACCAAGACGAAATGTTGCGGTGCCGCAAAGAGTTTTTGCGTATGCGAAAGCGACGCTCGCCTACTCGGCAGCCGGGTCAGTTGGCAGCTCTTCGTCCGGCTCGGGCGCCGGCTCTGTGACGTCGCCGTCCTCCGGCGCAGCGCTGTCTGGTTCTGGAGTTGGTGCGGGTGGTGACGCTGGCGGCGGAGCCTCGGACTCGACTGGTGCCGCTGTTGGAACCTCTCGGGTACCCGCAGGGAAATGAGCTTTCAGGAACTGCAGCGCCTCTCGATTGAACTCTTCGTGGCAGTCGAGCTGCAGCGAGTGCCCACAGCCACTCAGCGTGACCAGCCTGGAGCCGGAGATGTTGGCGTGCCCGTACTCCATGATATCGACGGTATTGCCGCCGTGCAGGAACGGATTTGGGATGAGGCGATCGCGGTCGCCGTGCACGATCAACGTCGGCACGTTCACGCGCTTGAGGTTCGAGCGAACGAACTCGTTATCGAGGAGGCCGTGGACACTCTTCACGTTGGCATAAGCGTAGGCCTTGAACTGCGAGTTCTTGACCGCGCGCACGCGCTCTTCGATCAACCACTCGTATTCAGACTCCCAACGATAGAAGTTCCCGTAGCGAATGCTGCCCCAGATCGCCTCTTCGTCGGCTGCCAGGATCAGCTTGCTGCTGAAGACGTTCCTGAACCACTGCTTCTCTTTTGGGGAGAAGGACTCGAAGCCTGCGGGGCTCACGAGCACCAGGCCACCCAGATCCTCAGGGAACTGAATTGCGTAGCTGAGCGCCGTTTGCCCGCCCATCGAGTGACCCATGAGGATCGGTCGCTGCAGGCCTTTGGCCTTCACGAGCTCGTGCACGACTTCGGACATCGCCTCCATCGTGTAGGGGAACGTCGCGGGCTTGTCGCTCTTGCCGTAGCCGACCATGTCGAGGGCGATGACGTGATACCCAGCCTTCGCCACCTCATCGACTTGGTAGCGCCAGAACTTGAGATACGAGCCCAAGCCGTGAATCATCACCACCGTCGGCGCGGCGCCTGCGTTTTGCTCGATGTAGGTGATCTCTGGCGTGACTGGAAGGCCGTATTTCTTGGCGGTCTCCGGGAGTGCCAAGCGGCTCTCGGGCCAGTCGCTGCCCTGGGGAGACGAGTACTCGACATCGGCGTACTCGAGAGCGGGACGGCTGGCGTAGCTCGACACACAGCCAGTGCCGAGCAGCGCGAAGGTGAGCGTTGAAGCGGCGCGAGTCGCGAGACTAGCAAGCCGAGCCAGTGTTGCGCGTGCCATCAGAATGCGTACCAGGTGAAGGTGGTGAAGGCCGCCCAGGGGTCCTTCGCGACCTGTGGGTTGCCAGTGAAGAAGTCGCCGCGCGCCATGTAGGCGCCGTGCAGTCCGACGGTCATCAAGTAGCGGAAGCTGTAGCGGATTTCCGCGTTCACTTCCGCTCCGATGGTTCGCCCACCCTGGATGTTGCCAGCCCAGATTGG from the Polyangiaceae bacterium genome contains:
- a CDS encoding PHB depolymerase family esterase, whose translation is MHRGLIPGARVRRLLRPLSAGLALLALSACGAADERWSEGEAEPLAETSEALGAGSYQEVTGFGSNPGGLKMYRYVPNPAPAPGAPLVVAMHACSQDAATYRTAGFEEVADENGFYVLYPEQQTANNALRCFNWAGEYGVTDNLQRGKGENESIVEMVLKMEADFDIDSSRVFVMGHSGGGAQTSVMMATWPDVFAGAGIIAGIPYHCTTSTFQVSTCLSPGIDKTPMTHGDLVRQAFPGYGGAYPRLSIWQGTGDTLVKPMNATELLEQWSNVMGIDTTADGEDVVDGANHKVFKDGNGNAQIELYEIPGAGHGTFVDPGSNCGSTSTYMLDEGICAARRMAEFWGITASSGNGGNGGSSSSGGSSSSGGSGGSSSSGGSSSSGGSSSSGGSSSSGGSGNTACIPGQQLACACSGGLTGVQICSPSGIGLGPCDCSGSPAAGGSGSGQGGTANASGGSDSSPPDTSASGACEASVVGNHGSRGGSLAILAFAAGLLIRRQRGVRRGSVSSR
- a CDS encoding alpha/beta hydrolase, with protein sequence MARATLARLASLATRAASTLTFALLGTGCVSSYASRPALEYADVEYSSPQGSDWPESRLALPETAKKYGLPVTPEITYIEQNAGAAPTVVMIHGLGSYLKFWRYQVDEVAKAGYHVIALDMVGYGKSDKPATFPYTMEAMSEVVHELVKAKGLQRPILMGHSMGGQTALSYAIQFPEDLGGLVLVSPAGFESFSPKEKQWFRNVFSSKLILAADEEAIWGSIRYGNFYRWESEYEWLIEERVRAVKNSQFKAYAYANVKSVHGLLDNEFVRSNLKRVNVPTLIVHGDRDRLIPNPFLHGGNTVDIMEYGHANISGSRLVTLSGCGHSLQLDCHEEFNREALQFLKAHFPAGTREVPTAAPVESEAPPPASPPAPTPEPDSAAPEDGDVTEPAPEPDEELPTDPAAE